Proteins co-encoded in one Salvia splendens isolate huo1 chromosome 4, SspV2, whole genome shotgun sequence genomic window:
- the LOC121800683 gene encoding uncharacterized protein LOC121800683, with protein MSTNRDIEVYNIKDKDSNSWTVTYSIGDDTYLCGCKKFERLGLLCSHIFSVLKYNFVKLIPEKLRGGRWLKSQFMKPIHGGFCDNQEIHPSVDKKKIAFKNLYALFIETAQSIEGNIDQINAFAAIIEEGKKQLLGEGVVLSSIEKRTLIENFYGSHVPNIIEVHPHDVVSTKGSGSRKKSKRESAMKLAMKPGRKCGNCQEIGHHDSRNYKKVNEKENQRQ; from the coding sequence ATGTCTACCAATAGAGATATTGAAGTATATAACATAAAGGACAAGGATTCAAACTCATGGACAGTGACTTACTCCATTGGTGATGACACCTATTTGTGTGGATGCAAAAAATTTGAAAGACTTGGTCTATTGTGCAGCCATATATTTTCTGtgttgaaatataattttgttaaGTTGATACCCGAGAAGTTGCGTGGAGGAAGATGGTTGAAGTCACAGTTTATGAAGCCAATACATGGAGGTTTTTGTGATAATCAAGAAATACACCCTTCTGTGGACAAGAAGAAGATTGCATTTAAAAACTTGTATGCATTATTCATTGAAACAGCACAAAGCATTGAAGGGAACATTGATCAAATCAATGCATTTGCTGCAATTATTGAAGAAGGTAAAAAGCAGCTTCTTGGAGAAGGTGTTGTTCTGTCTTCCATAGAGAAGAGAACATTGATTGAGAACTTCTATGGCTCACATGTTCCGAACATTATTGAAGTTCATCCTCATGATGTTGTTAGTACAAAGGGAAGTGGAAGTAGGAAGAAATCGAAGAGGGAGTCAGCAATGAAGTTAGCAATGAAACCAGGCCGAAAGTGTGGAAACTGTCAAGAGATTGGACACCATGATTCTAGGAATTACAAAAAGGTTAATGAGAAGGAAAATCAGAGGCAATGA